A genome region from Oceanispirochaeta sp. M1 includes the following:
- the rbsD gene encoding D-ribose pyranase, giving the protein MKKSLLLNSEISSVIAGMGHTDSLTIADAGLPVPDSAKRIDLAVSKGIPSFKDVLAAVLDELCIEKVVFAEEIRNANPEGLDEIQDMLVQYESNTGFKPAMAFIPHEEFKKLTADSKAVVRTGEVQPYANIILYSGVTF; this is encoded by the coding sequence ATGAAAAAGAGTCTTCTTTTAAATTCAGAAATCTCATCAGTCATTGCCGGCATGGGACATACCGATTCTCTTACCATTGCCGATGCGGGACTGCCTGTACCGGATTCAGCAAAAAGAATTGACCTGGCTGTATCGAAAGGTATCCCATCCTTCAAGGATGTACTGGCTGCCGTACTGGATGAACTCTGTATTGAGAAAGTGGTTTTTGCAGAAGAGATAAGAAATGCCAACCCGGAAGGCCTTGATGAAATTCAGGATATGCTGGTCCAGTATGAGTCTAACACAGGCTTCAAACCGGCCATGGCATTCATACCCCATGAAGAGTTTAAGAAGCTCACAGCCGACTCTAAAGCAGTTGTCAGGACTGGAGAAGTACAGCCTTATGCCAATATAATCCTTTATTCCGGCGTGACTTTTTAG
- a CDS encoding BRCT domain-containing protein, whose protein sequence is MKEQDLIKLLTEAKEAYYNTDAPLLSDAEFDHLEDELRVLNPRSSYFSIVGTETDRSGKITHAEPMLSMGKAKSPQEVFKWLDKLAMPPATKWTMQPKIDGLSASCYYKKGKLQYVASRGDGTVGQDVTTISDYIQDIPETISEKEHDIEIRGELYLPKNTDYGTGGRPLRNNCVGLVNRKENRDDLKYVRFVCYQTARWNPSESEAGIIDWLAKAGFHTVEYFSIKSRSDIESFYNEYLESLRDKWLYETDGLILTVDDNTNHEEIDSRWVVDHHHHYAIAIKPPAAAKKTHLTGVDWQVSRQGALVPVALFEPIQLGGATLARASLHNNAFVESMALQLGDELLIERANDVIPYVKENLSSRKRDGELFFSTMTPDKCPACGSAVNTEGVHLKCSNPVCPERQIQTILYWVKESGMEQVAEATIRQLYDRKIIANVSDLYRVQKEELVGLEGFAEKKISNFFQQLDKVRTMTAPELISKLGIPLVQQKALKKLGIKRMEEFKDFEDDSFVTGQNIIAWKKNEDNLLFLENLLEVVEMKEVESVNSRGQVCMTGKGPLGRKELQKIIEERGYEFSSTVTKSTIILLCEDPEGISSKLQKARKNGIQLISYEDFLNQ, encoded by the coding sequence TTGAAAGAACAGGACCTGATCAAGCTTCTGACAGAAGCAAAAGAAGCTTATTACAATACAGATGCACCCTTGCTGTCGGATGCTGAATTTGATCATCTGGAGGATGAACTTCGTGTTCTGAATCCCCGGAGTTCCTACTTTTCTATTGTCGGAACTGAAACAGACCGCAGTGGTAAAATCACACATGCCGAGCCCATGCTTTCCATGGGGAAGGCCAAGTCTCCTCAGGAAGTATTTAAGTGGCTGGATAAGCTTGCCATGCCTCCCGCTACGAAATGGACCATGCAGCCTAAAATAGACGGGCTTTCCGCCAGTTGTTACTATAAAAAGGGCAAGCTTCAGTATGTGGCAAGCCGTGGAGACGGAACTGTGGGACAGGATGTGACGACCATCTCTGATTACATCCAGGATATTCCAGAAACGATCTCTGAAAAAGAGCATGATATTGAGATAAGAGGGGAGTTATACCTTCCCAAAAATACAGATTACGGTACGGGTGGACGTCCCCTCAGGAATAATTGTGTAGGTCTGGTTAACAGGAAGGAAAATAGAGACGACCTGAAGTATGTGCGTTTTGTATGCTACCAGACAGCCCGTTGGAATCCTTCAGAGAGTGAGGCCGGGATTATTGACTGGCTTGCAAAAGCAGGTTTTCATACGGTGGAGTATTTTTCAATTAAATCCAGATCCGATATTGAATCCTTTTACAATGAATATCTGGAATCCCTTAGAGATAAATGGCTGTACGAGACGGATGGACTGATTCTGACTGTTGATGATAATACAAATCATGAGGAGATTGACAGCCGTTGGGTGGTGGATCATCACCATCATTATGCCATTGCCATTAAACCTCCTGCTGCTGCTAAGAAAACCCATCTGACGGGCGTAGACTGGCAGGTTAGCCGTCAGGGTGCCCTGGTACCGGTTGCTCTGTTTGAGCCGATTCAGCTGGGCGGAGCAACTCTGGCAAGAGCCTCACTGCATAACAATGCATTTGTTGAATCCATGGCTTTACAGCTGGGAGATGAGCTTCTGATTGAGAGGGCCAATGATGTCATTCCTTATGTAAAGGAAAACCTTTCATCCCGTAAGAGGGATGGAGAACTCTTTTTTTCCACCATGACTCCTGATAAATGTCCTGCCTGTGGAAGTGCTGTGAATACTGAGGGAGTACATCTTAAATGCAGTAATCCGGTCTGTCCCGAGCGGCAGATTCAGACAATCCTGTACTGGGTAAAAGAGTCTGGTATGGAACAGGTTGCCGAGGCTACAATCCGTCAGCTTTATGACAGAAAGATAATTGCCAATGTGAGTGATCTATACAGAGTCCAGAAAGAGGAACTGGTTGGTCTCGAGGGTTTTGCAGAGAAGAAGATCAGTAACTTCTTCCAGCAGCTGGACAAGGTGCGTACTATGACGGCTCCGGAGTTGATCAGTAAGCTCGGAATACCTCTGGTGCAGCAGAAGGCTCTAAAGAAGCTTGGTATCAAAAGAATGGAAGAGTTCAAGGATTTTGAAGATGACAGTTTTGTGACCGGACAGAACATTATCGCCTGGAAGAAGAATGAGGATAATCTTCTCTTCCTTGAGAATCTTCTTGAAGTTGTTGAGATGAAAGAAGTCGAATCTGTTAATTCGAGAGGGCAGGTCTGTATGACCGGTAAGGGGCCTCTTGGACGGAAGGAGCTTCAGAAGATTATTGAAGAGCGGGGGTATGAGTTTTCATCCACGGTTACCAAGTCGACCATTATTCTTCTCTGTGAAGATCCTGAAGGGATAAGCTCGAAGCTGCAGAAAGCAAGAAAGAACGGTATTCAGCTGATTTCATATGAGGATTTTCTTAATCAGTAG
- a CDS encoding NUDIX hydrolase yields MKDKKLLWKDTGLVKEVWKGPIFSIDKVHRESPDGSEHPMIVCKAPNWVTVIPELPPEAGKEDVTFLLVRQFRHGSGALSCEFPAGVVDPGEGSLEAAVRELREETGFTADEMIEIGTINPNPAFMDNVSTTYLARGLRKTHDLDLDENEYLERQEESFSHILENMGTGEYNSAIMVQCWYWYLKYIKQI; encoded by the coding sequence ATGAAAGATAAGAAGCTTCTTTGGAAAGATACAGGACTGGTAAAGGAAGTCTGGAAGGGACCTATCTTTTCCATAGACAAGGTTCACAGGGAATCTCCAGACGGGAGTGAACACCCCATGATTGTCTGTAAGGCTCCAAACTGGGTAACCGTAATTCCCGAACTTCCGCCTGAAGCCGGAAAAGAGGATGTCACCTTTCTTCTGGTCCGGCAGTTTCGTCACGGCAGCGGGGCCCTTTCATGTGAGTTTCCAGCGGGAGTTGTTGATCCCGGTGAAGGCTCTCTTGAGGCTGCTGTCAGGGAATTGAGAGAGGAAACCGGCTTTACAGCAGATGAAATGATCGAGATCGGGACAATCAATCCGAATCCTGCCTTTATGGACAATGTATCGACTACTTATCTGGCCAGGGGCCTGAGAAAGACCCATGATCTGGATCTGGATGAAAATGAATATCTTGAACGGCAGGAGGAGAGCTTTTCTCATATCCTGGAGAATATGGGGACCGGAGAGTATAACAGTGCCATTATGGTGCAGTGCTGGTACTGGTATCTGAAATATATAAAACAGATTTAA
- a CDS encoding CGGC domain-containing protein yields MKKISIIICDRYHNCAGGKCLRSLKNREGAFALYKGEEVELVGYTTCGGCPGGNVEYSPAEMKKNGAHAVHLATGLLVGYPPCPRLGEFTKFIPEKFGLDVVIGTHPIPQNYYLTHQNMETWKSEIWQERIKHVLCDEKTRLAYD; encoded by the coding sequence GTGAAAAAAATCAGCATAATCATCTGTGACCGTTACCATAACTGCGCCGGAGGCAAGTGTCTGCGTTCTCTGAAAAACAGAGAAGGGGCATTTGCCTTGTATAAGGGAGAAGAAGTGGAACTGGTCGGCTATACAACATGCGGAGGATGTCCCGGTGGAAATGTCGAATATTCCCCTGCCGAAATGAAAAAAAACGGAGCCCATGCTGTTCACCTTGCCACCGGCCTCCTTGTCGGTTATCCACCCTGTCCACGTCTGGGTGAATTTACTAAATTCATACCCGAAAAATTCGGACTCGATGTTGTTATCGGAACCCATCCCATCCCTCAGAATTACTATCTCACACATCAGAATATGGAGACATGGAAATCAGAAATTTGGCAGGAACGGATAAAACATGTTCTTTGTGATGAAAAGACCCGCCTGGCATATGATTGA
- a CDS encoding ornithine carbamoyltransferase produces the protein MNLLSISDLSPEELDSIFTLSREMDSQENLQPLKGKTILLFFPESSIRTRITFEMAVRQLGGEVIMFPPSSLDKRESIKDVAAYIENWVDAVILRHPDIEVIQNLAKNCGIPVINAMSRENHPCEIISDLFSLSEIRPEYLDLNYIFVGDDGNICTSWKNAAELLNLNLTQIKPPRNLEEALPSSDIILCDSLPEKFRNEDYIASYQITEERMAMARPGALLNPCPPFSRGEEVSAEVIDSPFFVGYEFKKNLLKVQKAIILFCLDSIG, from the coding sequence ATGAATTTACTATCAATATCCGATCTGAGTCCTGAAGAGTTAGATTCGATTTTCACATTAAGCAGAGAGATGGACAGTCAGGAAAATTTACAGCCTCTGAAGGGGAAAACTATCCTGCTGTTTTTTCCCGAATCCAGTATCCGTACCCGCATAACTTTTGAAATGGCAGTCAGGCAGCTGGGGGGAGAAGTGATTATGTTTCCACCCTCCTCACTGGATAAGAGAGAGTCTATAAAGGATGTAGCCGCTTATATAGAAAACTGGGTAGATGCTGTTATCCTTCGTCATCCGGATATAGAAGTGATTCAGAACCTTGCAAAAAACTGCGGGATTCCGGTGATCAATGCCATGAGCAGAGAAAATCATCCCTGTGAAATTATCTCAGATCTGTTCTCACTGTCTGAGATCAGACCGGAATACCTTGATCTCAATTACATTTTTGTAGGTGACGACGGGAATATCTGTACTTCATGGAAGAACGCCGCAGAGCTTCTGAATCTTAATCTGACACAGATAAAGCCTCCCCGGAACCTGGAAGAAGCACTCCCCTCTTCTGATATAATCTTATGCGATTCACTGCCCGAAAAATTCAGAAACGAGGACTATATTGCCTCATATCAGATCACAGAAGAAAGAATGGCTATGGCCCGTCCCGGTGCACTCTTAAATCCCTGTCCTCCATTTTCCAGAGGAGAAGAGGTTTCAGCTGAAGTAATTGATTCTCCATTTTTCGTCGGATATGAGTTCAAGAAAAATCTTTTGAAGGTACAGAAGGCAATTATTCTCTTCTGCCTGGATTCAATAGGGTGA
- a CDS encoding HU family DNA-binding protein — MNKFLTPRKMADRLEEKVELDRETCGRFTSELFEIIIREMQNDDTFSLFGFGSFKKIYVAPNKGRNPHTGETIYIPAHYRIKFSPAGKLADRINSDYAHLEPIILEQDEMIHEGLLLKAERYIMTAAPEPETAVDEAVLIEDTVVSGPELIEENFETEPEAPVNEYVHHEPDFGFKKDSRNRTVKMALISLIALLIILGLGWLIFRNDSSESASEIVVTEEAAAEESQAVEAEPIPASVPEPEPAAVEEVQILPETSYDIAPGDSFSLLAQKSWGNIYLWPYLYRRNSSTFPDPDMVRPGDNIVIPPQPDQENDQIRIEDSILFAYQRYRTLISEQTENPRNPNRELSAGYVLLGGERLYPSFLDRKKAEIRIEDVRKVEDLDL; from the coding sequence ATGAATAAATTTCTGACCCCCCGTAAGATGGCTGACAGACTTGAGGAAAAAGTAGAGCTGGATAGAGAGACATGCGGAAGATTTACCTCTGAACTGTTTGAAATCATTATTCGGGAAATGCAGAACGACGATACATTCTCACTCTTCGGCTTCGGCTCCTTTAAAAAAATCTATGTAGCCCCCAATAAAGGCCGAAATCCTCATACAGGTGAAACCATTTATATACCGGCTCATTACCGGATCAAATTCTCTCCCGCAGGAAAGCTGGCCGACAGAATAAACTCAGATTATGCCCATCTTGAACCCATTATTCTGGAACAGGATGAAATGATACACGAAGGACTCCTCCTAAAAGCTGAACGTTACATCATGACTGCAGCACCCGAACCTGAAACCGCGGTTGATGAAGCCGTGTTGATAGAGGATACAGTCGTAAGCGGGCCTGAACTTATAGAAGAAAATTTTGAGACTGAACCAGAGGCTCCGGTGAACGAGTATGTGCATCATGAGCCGGACTTCGGATTTAAAAAAGATAGCCGCAACCGCACAGTAAAAATGGCTCTCATCAGCCTGATTGCTCTGTTAATTATCTTAGGACTGGGCTGGCTGATTTTCCGGAATGACAGCTCTGAATCTGCAAGTGAAATTGTTGTAACTGAAGAGGCTGCCGCCGAAGAATCACAGGCAGTGGAAGCCGAGCCTATCCCGGCATCGGTCCCGGAACCTGAACCGGCAGCTGTAGAAGAAGTACAAATTCTTCCCGAAACCAGCTACGACATTGCACCCGGAGACTCCTTCAGTCTTCTCGCACAGAAAAGCTGGGGAAATATCTACCTATGGCCCTATCTGTACAGAAGAAACAGCAGCACCTTCCCTGACCCCGACATGGTAAGACCAGGGGATAATATTGTAATACCACCTCAGCCGGATCAAGAAAACGATCAGATCCGAATTGAAGACAGTATCCTTTTTGCCTATCAACGGTACAGAACTCTCATATCTGAGCAGACTGAAAACCCCAGAAATCCCAACAGGGAACTCAGTGCGGGTTATGTTCTTCTAGGCGGAGAAAGGCTCTATCCCAGTTTCCTGGATAGAAAAAAAGCTGAAATTCGAATAGAAGATGTCCGCAAAGTCGAAGACCTGGATCTCTGA
- a CDS encoding maleylpyruvate isomerase N-terminal domain-containing protein, producing MKVIETYSLFHEITEELISMLRGLNTEQWLAPTCYPSWKVKDIVAHLIQSGMGRLSVQRDQFSLHENSGPAPEFEDLSVMIDRFNTSWTDLLRPASPRVLLDFISVSERQLADFILEQDLHSEALYAVGWAGETVSENWFDLGREYTERWHHQQQIREAVAAAPLTDKKYLSPVIRLFMYSIPFWYRDIDAPDGCSLDINIKGESGGSWSLQRINSEWILKEEITESDMYITLSEDTAWRFFTRSSSVESFRNKVEMSTENELLKNFMNVKAIMIND from the coding sequence TTGAAAGTAATTGAGACATACAGCCTTTTTCATGAAATAACAGAAGAACTGATCTCCATGCTCCGCGGACTGAACACCGAACAATGGCTCGCTCCCACATGTTACCCGAGCTGGAAAGTCAAGGATATTGTCGCCCATCTCATACAGTCAGGTATGGGACGACTGTCAGTTCAGAGAGATCAGTTCTCCCTGCATGAAAACTCGGGGCCTGCACCGGAATTTGAAGATCTGTCAGTTATGATAGACAGGTTCAATACCAGCTGGACTGACTTGTTAAGACCTGCAAGTCCCAGGGTACTTCTTGATTTCATATCTGTAAGTGAAAGACAGCTGGCTGACTTCATACTGGAACAGGACCTGCATTCAGAAGCTCTTTATGCAGTGGGCTGGGCCGGAGAAACAGTTTCTGAAAACTGGTTTGATCTTGGAAGAGAGTATACAGAGCGCTGGCATCACCAGCAGCAGATCCGTGAAGCAGTTGCTGCAGCACCACTGACTGATAAAAAATATTTAAGCCCTGTAATCCGGCTTTTTATGTACTCAATCCCCTTTTGGTACCGGGACATTGATGCCCCTGACGGGTGCTCGCTGGATATTAATATAAAAGGTGAATCCGGCGGCAGCTGGTCATTACAGAGAATAAACTCTGAGTGGATATTGAAAGAAGAGATTACAGAATCTGATATGTATATCACCTTGAGTGAAGACACAGCCTGGCGTTTCTTTACCCGTTCAAGTTCTGTAGAATCATTCAGAAACAAGGTCGAGATGAGCACAGAGAATGAACTGCTTAAAAACTTTATGAATGTAAAGGCCATCATGATTAATGATTGA
- a CDS encoding HU family DNA-binding protein yields MNKQELVRELSQSLDISQKSVRNTLDALLEEVVLILEEGDNYTQTGFGTFRTEVANERVSYNPAIHKKMLLPKKKRVKFKASAKFKDRVNE; encoded by the coding sequence ATGAACAAACAGGAACTTGTTAGAGAACTGTCTCAATCCCTCGATATCTCTCAGAAATCCGTCAGGAATACACTTGATGCATTATTGGAAGAGGTCGTACTTATATTGGAAGAGGGAGACAATTATACTCAAACAGGTTTTGGAACATTCAGAACAGAAGTGGCAAATGAGCGCGTCAGCTACAATCCGGCAATTCATAAAAAGATGCTTCTTCCCAAAAAGAAAAGAGTAAAATTTAAGGCATCAGCTAAATTCAAGGACAGGGTAAATGAATAA
- a CDS encoding GNAT family N-acetyltransferase, with protein MKTNIQKMIIADYEEAYQLWTETEGMGLRALDDSESGINRFLKRNPDTNFICRVDGRLCGVILCGHDGRRGYIYHTAVHEEFRKQGIGRRLVEAAMTSLEKEGIKKAALVVFKNNDRGNRFWESIGFKERDDLNYKNRVIDEFNI; from the coding sequence ATGAAAACAAATATACAGAAAATGATAATCGCTGATTACGAAGAAGCCTATCAGCTCTGGACAGAAACTGAGGGGATGGGACTTAGAGCCCTTGATGATTCAGAGTCCGGAATAAATAGATTCCTCAAGCGTAACCCCGACACAAATTTTATCTGCAGAGTGGATGGGAGACTATGCGGAGTTATTCTGTGCGGCCATGACGGCAGGAGAGGATATATTTATCATACAGCTGTCCATGAAGAATTCAGGAAACAGGGAATTGGCCGTAGACTGGTAGAAGCTGCAATGACATCTCTGGAAAAAGAAGGGATCAAGAAAGCAGCGCTGGTCGTGTTTAAAAATAATGACAGGGGTAACCGTTTCTGGGAGTCCATTGGTTTTAAAGAAAGAGATGATCTGAATTACAAAAACAGAGTTATTGATGAATTTAATATTTAG
- a CDS encoding cupin domain-containing protein encodes MSILKNEEMKAVEINMEAVKNVLKQTAITGAQGWDGWAMRIFTLKKDGFTPFHTHGWPHINYIISGSGTLFIDGEEKSVSPGDTAYVKGGEEHQFKNAGNDDFSFICIVPEEGDK; translated from the coding sequence ATGTCTATATTAAAAAATGAAGAGATGAAAGCTGTTGAAATCAATATGGAAGCAGTAAAAAATGTACTTAAACAGACTGCTATTACCGGAGCCCAGGGCTGGGACGGCTGGGCAATGCGGATTTTTACACTCAAAAAAGACGGTTTTACACCCTTTCATACCCATGGCTGGCCCCATATCAATTATATTATCAGCGGTTCAGGAACCCTTTTTATAGATGGTGAAGAAAAATCTGTTTCACCCGGTGATACCGCATACGTTAAAGGCGGAGAAGAGCATCAGTTCAAAAATGCCGGTAATGATGATTTTTCCTTTATCTGTATCGTACCCGAAGAAGGCGACAAGTAA
- a CDS encoding glutamine synthetase III gives MMSVDYSKTPLVSIYGENCFSEAVMKERLPKTVFKEFKKVQLGECELSLDVAEVIASAMKDWAIEKGATHYTHWFQPLTGLTAEKHDSFISPEADGTVMMEFSGKELIQGEPDASSFPNGGLRATFEARGYTAWDTASPAFLKSDNTGLTLTIPTAFVSYTGEALDKKTPLLRSMDAISTQAMRILKAMGNTTSKRVISSVGPEQEYFLIDKEYFLARPDLKLTGRTVFGTMSAKGQELDDHYFGAIKDRVADFMRDLNTELWKLGISAKTQHNEVAPNQFELAPIYASANVATDGNQITMEMMKKIADKHDLACLLHEKPFAGINGNGKHNNWSIATDDGINLLNPGETPHDNAQFLLFTVATIKAVDKFASILRASAASPGNDHRLGANEAPPAVISIFMGDQLSDILKNMSQGKPVKALNGKMMEIGATTLPKLPLDMTDRNRTSPFAFTGNKFEFRMVGSTQSTAGPNVVLNTSVAYILDGFADRLEKATDVNAEIQKIICETYAAHERIVFNGNGYSEEWLAEAERRGLPNLKSTVAALPVYNSKESVELFGRYNVLSKEELESRVDIYLENYSKQINIEAGVALEMATRLIFPVVNEYATSIAEGITSIKSILPKASTGAQESLLEKLSSKMEFLLKASDVLSEAIDAALELEDDILAQATAYREKVIPAMDDLREYADALEKITDKQAWPYPSYEDMLFNL, from the coding sequence ATGATGAGCGTTGATTATTCAAAAACACCCCTTGTAAGCATTTACGGGGAAAACTGCTTCAGCGAAGCAGTAATGAAAGAAAGACTACCTAAAACTGTCTTTAAAGAATTCAAAAAAGTACAGCTTGGAGAGTGTGAACTCTCACTTGATGTAGCCGAAGTAATAGCTTCCGCCATGAAAGACTGGGCCATTGAAAAAGGAGCCACCCACTACACACACTGGTTCCAGCCCCTCACAGGTCTGACTGCAGAAAAACATGATTCCTTCATCTCACCTGAAGCAGACGGAACAGTAATGATGGAATTCTCCGGAAAAGAACTGATTCAGGGTGAACCTGATGCATCATCTTTTCCTAACGGTGGTTTGAGAGCAACTTTTGAGGCCCGCGGTTACACAGCATGGGATACAGCATCACCCGCCTTCCTTAAATCAGATAACACAGGCCTTACACTGACCATACCCACAGCCTTTGTTTCCTACACAGGAGAGGCTCTGGATAAAAAGACTCCCCTTCTCCGCTCCATGGATGCTATCAGCACTCAGGCCATGAGAATACTCAAGGCCATGGGAAACACAACATCTAAAAGAGTCATTTCTTCAGTAGGCCCCGAGCAGGAATATTTCCTGATCGATAAAGAATACTTTCTGGCAAGACCCGACCTCAAACTCACCGGAAGAACCGTATTCGGAACAATGAGTGCCAAGGGCCAGGAACTGGATGACCACTACTTTGGAGCCATCAAAGACAGAGTTGCCGATTTCATGAGAGATCTGAACACAGAACTCTGGAAACTGGGAATATCCGCCAAGACTCAGCACAACGAAGTAGCCCCCAACCAGTTTGAACTGGCACCCATCTATGCATCTGCCAATGTGGCCACTGATGGAAACCAGATCACCATGGAAATGATGAAAAAGATTGCTGATAAGCATGATCTGGCCTGTCTTCTTCATGAAAAACCCTTTGCCGGAATCAACGGAAACGGTAAACACAATAACTGGTCCATTGCAACAGACGACGGTATCAACCTGCTGAACCCCGGTGAAACACCTCACGACAATGCACAGTTCCTGCTGTTCACAGTGGCAACTATCAAGGCTGTTGATAAATTTGCTTCTATCCTGAGAGCATCTGCTGCGAGTCCTGGAAATGACCACAGACTGGGTGCCAACGAAGCTCCTCCCGCTGTTATTTCCATCTTCATGGGAGATCAGCTATCTGATATCCTGAAGAATATGTCCCAGGGAAAACCTGTTAAGGCCCTGAACGGCAAAATGATGGAGATCGGAGCCACGACTCTTCCTAAACTACCCCTGGATATGACAGACAGAAACAGAACTTCGCCCTTTGCCTTCACCGGAAACAAGTTTGAGTTCAGAATGGTTGGATCAACTCAGTCTACAGCTGGTCCCAATGTTGTATTAAACACCTCCGTTGCATATATTCTTGATGGGTTTGCCGACAGACTTGAGAAAGCCACTGATGTAAATGCAGAGATCCAGAAGATCATCTGTGAAACTTATGCTGCTCATGAAAGAATTGTTTTCAATGGAAACGGTTATTCAGAGGAATGGCTCGCAGAAGCGGAAAGACGTGGTCTGCCCAACCTTAAGTCCACAGTAGCGGCACTGCCGGTTTACAACTCAAAAGAGAGTGTGGAACTCTTTGGAAGGTATAATGTTCTCAGCAAGGAAGAGCTTGAATCAAGAGTAGATATCTACCTTGAAAACTACAGCAAACAGATCAACATCGAAGCCGGTGTTGCTCTGGAAATGGCTACCCGCCTGATCTTCCCCGTTGTTAACGAGTATGCCACATCTATTGCGGAGGGTATTACTTCCATCAAGTCAATACTTCCCAAGGCATCCACCGGAGCTCAGGAATCTCTTCTTGAAAAATTGAGTTCAAAAATGGAATTCCTGCTCAAAGCAAGCGATGTTCTGAGTGAAGCAATTGATGCAGCTCTAGAACTGGAAGATGATATTCTTGCTCAGGCTACTGCCTACAGAGAAAAGGTGATTCCCGCTATGGATGACTTAAGAGAATATGCCGATGCCCTTGAAAAAATCACAGACAAGCAAGCATGGCCCTATCCTTCTTATGAAGACATGCTGTTCAACCTTTAA
- a CDS encoding DUF1284 domain-containing protein, whose product MQELRIHHFFDMLRDYGAKKEINPHDYGHSYHLIAEKIYSNKLDKIRLVISNDDVCKDCSKSEDGHCIDTISHRTDFSLKEDFNNHIDHRIMEKMKLKENEIISYEELLEKAEFYINEMDWIYEGNDPDHTEKRRENVIKGVLKTRSELNLV is encoded by the coding sequence ATGCAGGAACTGAGAATACACCATTTTTTTGACATGCTCAGAGATTACGGAGCCAAGAAAGAGATAAACCCTCACGATTACGGACATTCCTATCATCTGATAGCAGAAAAAATATACTCCAATAAACTGGATAAAATCAGACTTGTTATATCAAATGACGATGTCTGTAAAGACTGCAGCAAGTCGGAAGACGGTCACTGTATTGATACAATCAGCCACAGAACTGATTTTTCTCTTAAGGAAGATTTCAACAACCATATTGACCATAGAATAATGGAAAAGATGAAATTAAAAGAAAATGAAATCATCAGCTATGAGGAGCTTCTGGAAAAGGCCGAGTTTTATATAAATGAGATGGATTGGATATACGAAGGGAATGATCCGGATCATACAGAAAAAAGAAGAGAAAACGTAATTAAAGGTGTTCTGAAAACAAGATCTGAACTGAATCTTGTTTAA
- a CDS encoding YkvA family protein: protein MSFLEKAKSKAKLLKQNITALYYAYRNPGTGMLPKAVIFITLFLALSPIDLIPDFIPVLGYLDDLIMIPLLLKLSIKLIPEDIMAESRLKAEKEPRILNLKEIRKKRD from the coding sequence GTGAGTTTTCTAGAGAAGGCAAAGTCCAAGGCAAAACTGCTTAAACAGAATATTACGGCTCTATACTATGCTTACAGAAATCCGGGAACAGGAATGCTCCCCAAGGCTGTCATTTTTATCACCTTATTCCTGGCTCTCAGTCCGATAGATCTGATACCGGATTTTATACCTGTTCTTGGATATCTGGATGACCTGATTATGATACCCCTTCTTCTTAAACTCTCTATCAAACTGATACCCGAAGACATAATGGCGGAATCCAGGCTCAAGGCTGAAAAAGAGCCCCGTATTCTGAATTTAAAAGAGATAAGAAAAAAAAGAGATTAA